In the Labrys wisconsinensis genome, one interval contains:
- a CDS encoding LysR family transcriptional regulator, with the protein MRDLNYNHLRYFWVVAHEGSLTRAAERMNLSQSALSVQIQKLEHQMSHPLFERVGRKLILTEAGQIALDYADTVFKAGDELMSTLRGQPLATRQVLRVGALTTLSRNFQLEFLRPLVGRSDVELIVRSGNVRDLLTQLEAHTIDVVLANSAAPRDARSSLRNHLLNEQPVSLVGHPRADGRKFKFPDDLRSEPILLPSLDSDIRVAFDRVLELAGIRPIILAEVDDMAMLRLLAREREGVTLVPPIVVRDELEAGVLVEHCRIPEVTETFYAIVQKRRFPNRLLSELLPVGKL; encoded by the coding sequence ATGAGAGACCTGAACTACAATCACCTGCGCTACTTCTGGGTGGTGGCTCACGAGGGCAGCCTCACGCGGGCGGCCGAGCGCATGAACCTGTCCCAGTCGGCTCTTTCTGTTCAAATTCAGAAGCTTGAGCACCAGATGAGCCATCCGCTTTTCGAGCGCGTCGGCAGGAAGCTCATTTTGACAGAGGCCGGGCAGATCGCGCTCGACTACGCCGACACGGTGTTCAAGGCCGGCGACGAACTCATGAGCACCCTGCGGGGACAGCCGCTGGCTACCCGTCAGGTTCTCCGCGTCGGTGCCCTGACGACCCTGTCGAGGAATTTCCAGCTCGAATTCCTCCGGCCCCTGGTCGGCCGATCGGATGTCGAATTGATCGTCCGCTCAGGCAACGTTCGCGATCTGCTCACGCAACTGGAGGCGCACACCATCGATGTGGTCCTGGCCAACAGCGCCGCGCCGCGCGACGCCCGCTCGTCCTTGCGCAATCATTTGCTCAACGAGCAGCCCGTGAGCTTGGTGGGCCATCCGCGTGCCGATGGGCGCAAGTTCAAATTTCCCGACGATCTCCGGTCGGAACCGATTCTTTTGCCGAGCCTGGACAGCGATATTCGCGTCGCCTTCGATCGGGTGCTCGAGCTAGCTGGGATAAGACCCATCATCCTGGCCGAAGTCGACGACATGGCGATGCTGCGTCTGCTCGCCCGTGAACGGGAGGGCGTGACCCTCGTGCCTCCAATTGTCGTCCGCGACGAGCTTGAGGCGGGTGTCCTCGTCGAGCACTGCCGGATACCCGAGGTCACGGAGACGTTCTACGCCATCGTGCAGAAGCGGCGGTTCCCCAATCGGCTGCTGAGCGAGCTTCTCCCGGTCGGGAAGCTCTAG
- a CDS encoding YbcC family protein: protein MPNEILSTWPDAQALAIAMDRAARAIPPAWPLASSVAVNPFLGQTDEPLAKVGARLARVSGAAVTMPRGWYAQKIATGAISDADLEAAIASTPAGSTRVDVSVLKAAVSVEAPRPNALPTIADLAARASGVDWPGIIAERFGAWAAGYFDEGQALWAAPKGKGAYAAWRAITTHDLTPEIAGLSNFALHVSEAPETASAAVERVVARLGLEADAAETYFHQMLMTLGGWAQFARYKLWQAELADGTDATITDFLAIRLIWEEALFLHYGAEIAEAWASVRTAHAAPLAPTLDGDIDAILQEAAERSVQRALAQTLAGQCPQALEDRPALQAAFCIDVRSEVFRRALESLDPRIQTLGFAGFFGLTTAHRRFASDVEERRLPVLLNPALRSCSGGPDLHAEDQSTRFKARAKRAWGRFKLAAVSSFAFVEATGPVYVGKLLTDALRLDGARPPSDPAPRLDPALDAAARVKAAKTVLRAMSLTRDFAPLVLLAGHGANVVNNPHASALHCGACGGYSGEVNARLLASLLNDAEVRDGLSQSGIEIPDDTLFVAALHDTTTDDVTLYDEDHPSAAHKGDLDQARTWLASAGKMARTERALRLPRAASEAAVYRRSRDWSETRPEWALAGCQTFIAAPRRRTAGKSLEGRAFLHDYDWKQDKSFSVLELILTAPVVVASWISLQYYGSTVAPGVFGGGNKLLHNVTGGIGVVEGNGGLLRVGLPWQSVHDGERYAHDPLRLSVCIEVPREAMSEILGRHAGVRALFDNGWLHLFALDEAGRMAWRYAGDLKWSAMGDREASHASPQLKVAV from the coding sequence ATGCCCAACGAAATCCTCTCGACCTGGCCCGACGCTCAGGCACTGGCGATCGCCATGGATCGCGCCGCCCGCGCGATCCCGCCCGCTTGGCCCCTGGCGTCCAGCGTCGCGGTCAACCCGTTTCTTGGGCAGACCGACGAGCCCCTCGCCAAGGTAGGCGCACGGCTTGCGCGGGTCTCCGGCGCCGCCGTCACCATGCCCCGGGGTTGGTATGCTCAGAAGATCGCGACGGGCGCGATCAGCGATGCCGATCTCGAGGCGGCAATAGCGAGCACGCCGGCCGGGTCGACGCGGGTTGATGTCTCGGTGCTCAAGGCCGCGGTCAGCGTAGAAGCGCCGCGCCCAAATGCGCTTCCGACTATCGCTGATCTGGCAGCGCGCGCATCCGGCGTCGATTGGCCGGGGATCATCGCCGAGCGCTTCGGAGCCTGGGCCGCCGGCTATTTCGACGAAGGACAAGCGCTTTGGGCGGCGCCGAAAGGCAAGGGCGCCTATGCCGCCTGGCGGGCTATCACCACCCATGACCTCACGCCCGAAATCGCCGGGCTGTCCAACTTCGCCCTTCATGTATCGGAGGCGCCGGAAACAGCTTCTGCGGCGGTCGAGCGGGTCGTGGCTCGGCTGGGATTGGAGGCGGACGCCGCCGAGACCTACTTCCATCAGATGCTCATGACGCTCGGCGGCTGGGCGCAGTTTGCCCGCTACAAGCTCTGGCAGGCGGAACTCGCCGACGGCACGGACGCGACGATCACCGATTTCCTGGCCATCCGTCTGATCTGGGAAGAAGCGCTCTTTCTGCACTACGGCGCCGAGATCGCGGAGGCTTGGGCAAGTGTGCGCACAGCACATGCCGCGCCCCTCGCACCGACGCTTGATGGCGACATCGACGCCATCCTGCAGGAGGCCGCCGAGCGCTCTGTGCAGCGGGCGTTGGCGCAGACTCTTGCCGGGCAGTGTCCTCAAGCGCTTGAGGATCGACCGGCGCTCCAGGCGGCCTTCTGCATCGATGTTCGTTCCGAGGTTTTTCGCCGGGCGCTCGAGAGCCTCGATCCCCGGATCCAGACCCTGGGCTTCGCGGGCTTTTTCGGTCTGACCACAGCGCACAGGCGGTTCGCCTCGGATGTCGAGGAACGGCGGCTGCCAGTCCTGCTCAATCCGGCGCTCAGGTCGTGCTCCGGCGGCCCCGACCTCCACGCGGAGGATCAGTCGACGCGGTTCAAGGCGCGCGCGAAGCGCGCCTGGGGCCGGTTCAAGCTCGCCGCGGTCTCCTCCTTCGCCTTCGTCGAGGCGACAGGCCCCGTCTATGTGGGCAAGCTCCTGACCGATGCGTTGCGATTGGATGGCGCTCGGCCGCCCAGCGATCCGGCGCCTCGGCTCGATCCGGCGCTCGACGCGGCGGCCCGGGTGAAGGCCGCCAAGACCGTGCTGCGCGCGATGTCCCTGACCCGCGACTTTGCACCGCTGGTGCTTCTGGCCGGTCATGGCGCCAACGTCGTCAACAATCCTCATGCCAGCGCCCTGCATTGCGGCGCCTGCGGCGGCTATTCCGGAGAGGTCAACGCCCGACTGCTCGCCTCACTTCTGAACGATGCCGAGGTGAGAGATGGGCTCTCGCAGAGTGGGATCGAAATTCCAGACGACACGCTGTTTGTGGCGGCGCTCCACGACACCACCACAGACGACGTGACCCTCTATGACGAGGATCATCCCTCCGCCGCCCACAAGGGCGACCTCGATCAGGCGAGAACCTGGCTGGCTTCGGCGGGCAAGATGGCGCGGACCGAACGCGCCCTTCGCTTGCCCCGGGCCGCAAGCGAGGCCGCCGTTTATCGCAGAAGCCGCGACTGGTCGGAAACCCGGCCCGAATGGGCCCTTGCCGGATGCCAGACCTTCATCGCCGCGCCACGCCGGCGCACGGCTGGCAAGAGTCTGGAGGGGCGGGCCTTCCTGCATGACTACGACTGGAAGCAGGACAAGAGCTTCAGCGTTCTCGAGCTGATCCTGACCGCTCCGGTCGTCGTGGCGAGCTGGATCAGCCTGCAATATTATGGATCGACCGTCGCGCCCGGTGTCTTCGGGGGCGGCAACAAGCTCCTACACAATGTCACCGGCGGGATCGGTGTGGTCGAGGGCAATGGGGGGCTCCTGCGCGTCGGCTTGCCCTGGCAGTCGGTCCACGACGGCGAGCGCTATGCGCACGATCCGCTGCGGCTGTCGGTCTGCATCGAGGTCCCGCGTGAAGCGATGTCGGAGATCCTTGGCCGGCACGCGGGCGTGCGCGCCCTGTTCGACAATGGCTGGCTGCATCTGTTCGCCCTGGACGAGGCCGGGCGCATGGCCTGGCGTTACGCGGGCGATCTCAAATGGTCGGCGATGGGAGACCGCGAGGCCTCTCATGCGTCGCCGCAACTCAAAGTGGCGGTCTGA
- a CDS encoding proton-conducting transporter transmembrane domain-containing protein: MQHFLAPLSAPVPLLLAGAIGFLDRGRRPKLSPLLAETASLLALLAAILSAGGLILFGAVESPVPGFKGFGPSVRLDAVSATMLLLVTFVGWIVVRYARTYLDGEARQGAFTGWLCLTLASVALLVTAGNLFQLVIAWIATSLFLHRLLLFYPHRIAAQRAARKKFITARLGDAALLGGAFFLAAAYGTSDVGTILAAAKLGAGGGLAIAAAGFLAIAAVLKSAQFPAHGWLTEVMETPTPVSALLHAGVINAGGFLLIRFADVMLLAPGVLAALVMIGGFTALFGSLVMLTQPAVKTSLAWSTVAQMGFMIFECGLALFPLALLHIVAHSLYKAHSFLASGGAVERVAAIRRPGPVAVPKAGAVARAFLAALAIYVLVGACFGFEHKSPQAIALGAILIFGVAYMLAQGFADAAPRALTRRTAVYAVATSVGYFALQWAATAMTANVLPPPPAPGPLEWALIALTAASFGIVAIVQAMFPLWANHPAAAGLRVHLSNGFYANAVFDRLIGGWSVRNPS, encoded by the coding sequence GTGCAGCACTTCCTCGCGCCGCTGTCGGCGCCCGTTCCGCTGCTTCTCGCCGGAGCAATCGGCTTCCTCGATCGTGGTCGGCGGCCGAAACTCAGCCCCTTACTGGCCGAAACCGCTTCGCTCCTCGCTTTGCTTGCGGCGATCTTGTCAGCCGGGGGCCTGATCCTCTTCGGAGCTGTCGAAAGTCCCGTCCCCGGGTTCAAAGGATTCGGTCCTTCGGTCAGGCTCGACGCCGTCAGCGCGACCATGTTGCTGCTGGTGACGTTCGTCGGCTGGATCGTCGTCCGCTATGCGCGGACCTACCTGGACGGCGAGGCCCGCCAAGGCGCCTTCACCGGGTGGCTTTGCCTGACACTGGCGTCGGTGGCGCTCCTCGTGACCGCCGGCAATCTGTTCCAGCTGGTGATCGCTTGGATCGCCACCAGCCTGTTTTTGCACCGGCTGCTGCTGTTCTATCCGCACCGCATCGCCGCGCAGCGGGCGGCGCGGAAGAAGTTCATCACCGCGCGGCTCGGCGATGCCGCGCTCCTCGGCGGCGCGTTCTTCCTGGCCGCCGCTTACGGGACATCTGACGTCGGGACGATCCTTGCCGCCGCGAAATTGGGCGCGGGTGGAGGGCTCGCCATCGCCGCCGCCGGCTTTCTGGCGATCGCCGCGGTGCTCAAGTCGGCCCAGTTTCCCGCCCACGGCTGGCTCACTGAGGTGATGGAAACGCCGACGCCGGTGTCGGCGCTCCTTCACGCCGGCGTCATAAATGCCGGCGGCTTTCTGCTGATCCGCTTTGCCGACGTCATGCTGCTGGCGCCCGGCGTGCTTGCCGCGCTGGTCATGATCGGCGGGTTCACCGCGCTTTTCGGCAGCCTGGTCATGCTGACCCAGCCCGCGGTCAAGACCTCGCTCGCCTGGTCCACCGTGGCCCAGATGGGGTTCATGATCTTCGAGTGCGGCCTGGCGCTCTTCCCCCTGGCGCTGCTGCACATCGTCGCCCACTCGCTCTACAAGGCGCATTCCTTCCTCGCCTCCGGCGGCGCCGTTGAGCGCGTGGCTGCGATCCGCAGGCCCGGCCCGGTCGCCGTGCCAAAGGCGGGCGCCGTGGCGCGCGCCTTCCTGGCGGCCCTCGCGATCTACGTCCTGGTCGGGGCCTGCTTCGGCTTCGAACACAAGTCGCCTCAGGCGATCGCGCTCGGCGCCATTCTGATCTTCGGCGTCGCCTATATGCTGGCGCAAGGGTTCGCCGACGCGGCGCCCAGAGCGCTGACACGGCGCACAGCCGTCTATGCCGTGGCGACCTCGGTCGGCTACTTCGCCCTTCAGTGGGCAGCGACCGCGATGACCGCGAATGTCCTGCCGCCGCCGCCGGCGCCTGGTCCGCTCGAATGGGCGCTGATCGCACTGACGGCCGCGAGCTTCGGCATCGTCGCCATCGTGCAGGCCATGTTTCCTCTTTGGGCCAACCACCCCGCCGCCGCCGGCCTTCGCGTGCATCTTTCGAACGGATTTTACGCCAACGCCGTCTTCGACCGGCTGATCGGCGGCTGGTCCGTCCGTAACCCATCCTAA